A stretch of Tenrec ecaudatus isolate mTenEca1 chromosome 2, mTenEca1.hap1, whole genome shotgun sequence DNA encodes these proteins:
- the PANK3 gene encoding pantothenate kinase 3 → MKIKDAKKPSFPWFGMDIGGTLVKLSYFEPIDITAEEEQEEVESLKSIRKYLTSNVAYGSTGIRDVHLELKDLTLFGRRGNLHFIRFPTQDLPTFIQMGRDKNFSTLHTVLCATGGGAYKFEKDFRTIGNLHLHKLDELDCLVKGLLYIDSVSFNGQAECYYFANASEPERCQKMPFNLDDPYPLLVVNIGSGVSILAVHSKDNYKRVTGTSLGGGTFLGLCSLLTGCESFEEALDMASKGDSTQADKLVRDIYGGDYERFGLPGWAVASSFGNMIHKEKQESVSKEDLARATLVTITNNIGSVARMCAVNEKINRVVFVGNFLRVNTLSMKLLAYALDYWSKGQLKALFLEHEGYFGAVGALLGLPNFS, encoded by the exons CCTTCCCTTGGTTTGGCATGGATATTGGGGGAACGCTGGTAAAGCTCTCGTATTTCGAACCTATTGATATCACGGCAGAGGAAGAACAAGAGGAAGTGGAAAGTTTAAAAAGTATCCGCAAGTATTTGACTTCTAACGTGGCATATGGATCCACTGGAATTCGAGATGTGCACCTGGAACTAAAGGATCTAACCCTTTTTGGCCGAAGAGGGAACTTGCACTTTATCAGATTCCCAACCCAGGACCTGCCTACTTTTATCCAAATGGGAAGAGATAAGAACTTTTCAACCTTACACACGGTGCTATGTGCTACAGGAGGCGGTGCTTACAAGTTTGAAAAAGATTTTCGCACA ATTGGAAACCTCCACCTGCACAAACTGGATGAGCTTGATTGCCTTGTAAAGGGCTTGCTGTATATAGATTCTGTCAGTTTCAATGGACAGGCAGAGTGCTATTATTTTGCTAATGCCTCAGAACCTGAGCGATGCCAAAAGATGCCTTTTAACCTGGATGATCCCTACCCACTACTGGTTGTGAACATTGGTTCGGGAGTCAGTATTTTAGCAGTTCATTCCAAAGACAACTATAAGCGAGTGACTGGAACAAG CCTGGGCGGAGGCACCTTTCTCGGGTTGTGTAGCTTATTGACCGGCTGCGAAAGCTTTGAAGAGGCTCTTGACATGGCATCCAAAGGGGACAGCACGCAAGCAGACAAACTTGTCCGCGATATTTATGGAGGAGACTATGAACGATTTGGTCTGCCAGGTTGGGCGGTAGCATCGAG TTTTGGGAATATGATTCACAAGGAGAAGCAAGAATCGGTTAGTAAAGAAGATCTGGCAAGAGCAACTTTAGTTACCATCACCAATAACATTGGTTCTGTGGCGCGGATGTGTGCTGTTAATGAG aaaataaaCAGAGTTGTCTTCGTTGGAAACTTTTTACGTGTCAATACGCTCTCAATGAAACTTTTGGCATATGCACTGGATTATTGGTCAAAGGGTCAATTGAAAGCATTGTTTCTAGAACATGAG GGCTACTTTGGAGCAGTTGGCGCACTTCTTGGGCTGCCAAATTTCAGCTAG